The Sebaldella sp. S0638 sequence ATGTCAAGAAGAGTCGGAATAAATAAATATAAAAAATATCTGAAAGAATTTAGTTACGGCAACCAAAATTTGTCAGGGAAAGCTGACTATTTCTGGCTGGACAATACCCTTGTCATTTCGCCTGCAGAACAAATAAATTTTCTAAAAGGTCTTTATGAAGAAAAATACTCTTTTTCAAAAAGAACTTATGATATTGTAAAAAATGTCATGATTGAAAGAGAAACTGATACATATATCCTAAGAGCTAAAACAGGATATGGAATAGTAGGGACACTGGATATAGGCTGGTATGTTGGATATGTGCAAACTAAAGATAATGTTTATTTTTTTGCCACAAGATTATCACAGGATGTTCCGAATAAAAATAATGACTTTATTAACCTGAGAAAAACCGTTACTTTTAATATTTTACAGGATATGGGAATTATACAGTAATTCCTAATATAAAAGGGCTGTGTTGCTTTTTATAAACCACAGTCCTTTTTACTTTCTGAATAATCTTTAAATAATCCTGTATAGGTGAAAATTATATTTACGAAGCTTTTCCCTATTCTTCTTTCAGTAAGATTTCATTGACATTATTTAGTATATGAATTATAATTTATTAATTATTAAGTTATAAATTTTATTAAAAGGAGAGAAGATATGAAAAAAATAATTTTACTTTTTATGGTTTTTTCGCTTAGCATTTTTTCAAAGAGTTTTGATTCAATGGCTTCAAAAAAAGCATTGGATAAATTTATAGAAATAGAACGTTCCGGAGATTTAAAAAAATATGCTGGTGATAAACAGGCCGAAGCTATGTTCGGCATAAGCAAAATGTCTGAAGAAGAAATCAGTGATATGAATAAAGGAAAAAAAATAATTGGTGATAATTATAAATATAAAATAACTAATGTGAAAGAAACCGGCAATAAGAGCGAGATAACT is a genomic window containing:
- the blaOXA gene encoding class D beta-lactamase: MKRILLVIMLAFSAIICKAQPKSVAIVTKNAPSKYTQEYFQKYFDDLNIEGSITIYDYKNKKWFYSDKKDSEKRTLPASTFKIPNSLISIEEYAVKDENEVLKWDGVIREIPSHNADTDLKTAYKNSTVWFHREMSRRVGINKYKKYLKEFSYGNQNLSGKADYFWLDNTLVISPAEQINFLKGLYEEKYSFSKRTYDIVKNVMIERETDTYILRAKTGYGIVGTLDIGWYVGYVQTKDNVYFFATRLSQDVPNKNNDFINLRKTVTFNILQDMGIIQ